In the Agrococcus beijingensis genome, GAACGTGTAGGAGCTGCCGTCGTCGTTCGGCTCCCAGCTGGTCGCGAGCAGCGGCGCCGGGTCGGCCGTGCCCGGCTCGACGCCGACGAGGCCCTCGAAGATCTGCCGGGAGATGCGGAACGTCTCGCCGTCGGAGGCGAACGCCGGGTCGAGGCCCGACGGGTCGCTCGAGGACGCGAAGACGAACGTCGAGTCGACGTCGCCCTCGGGGGCCGCGCTGCCGGTGGTGCCGGGGTCGCGCTGGCTCTGCACGCAGCCGGTGAGCACGAGCGCGAGCGCTGCGCCGCCGGCGAGGCCTGCGAGCAGCCGTCGCTTTGCGGATCGATTCACGGTCTTGGACCTTTCCTGGAAGGGACTGTTCGCACGGCCCGCGGCTCAGCGGCGAGCATGCGTAGCTGTCAACCTAGTCGCAGTTGCGCGCGAACAATGTCACAGCAGGGTCACGATTGGGTTTCGCGAATCGCTCCGCCCGACGAGGCGCCTCCTCATCGAGGACGAGATGGGGGCGGATGCGCTGCGGCCCGCGGGTGCACCGCCCTAGCCTGAGCGCATGACCCTCACGTCGACCGTCGGGCGAATCGCACCATGGCTGCCCGCGGCGATCGCGGCCGCGCTCGTCCTCGGCGCCCTCCTGCTCGAGGGAATGGATGACGGACCGGTCGGGCTGCTCGCCATGACCCTTGCCGGCGCTGGCCTGTCGCTCGCGCGCCGCCACCCTGCGTGGGCGCTCGTCCCGGCAGCAGCTGGCGCGCTCCTCGCGACAGCCTTCTGCCCGCGAACCGGGTGGTTCACCCTGCTCATCGCGCTCGCGACCGCCATGCTGGCCGCCTACAGCGCATCGACGATGCGGATCGCCGGGCTGCTCGGAATCCCCGTCGCGCTGCTCTCTGCCATCTCGCTGTCCACCTGGGGCATCTCGGCCCAGGGAACCTTCATCGGCTGGTTCGTCGTTATGGCCACGTGGGCGTGTGCTCTGGGCGCTCGCGCGCTGCGCGACGCGCTGCGCGCCGAGTCGGCGAAGGAGCAGGCAGTCGCGCGCACGACCGTCGTCGAGAGCGAGCTGCGCGACGAGCGGCTGCGCGCCGACCTCACGCACGACTTCCACGACGTGATGGCGCACTCGCTCGCGGTCCTCGCCGCTCAGGCCGAGGGCCTGCGCCTCACGCACGAGGCGCATCCCGAGCGGATCGGGCCGGTGCTCACGACCATCAGCGACACCGCGCGGCTCGCGCTCGTCGAGGTGCGGCAGCTGCTCGAGCGGGTCGACGACGACGCGCGCCGGCCGCAGGCGACGAGCGCCGAAATCCCCGGGCTGGTCGCGCAGCTGCGCTCCGCGGGCCCGACGGTCGTGCTGCACGACGTGGGCGCGCACGGCCACCTCTCGCGGACGGCCGACATCGCCGCCTACCGGATCGTGCAGGAGAGCCTGACGAACGCGCTCCGCCACGGCGGATCCGACATCGACATCGCCGTCACCCTCGCATGGACGGGCCCGGGCCTCTCGCTCGCGGTGTCATCGCCCATCCGCGATCGCGATGCGCTGCAGCCGACCGGCCGCGGCATCGCCGGCATGCACGAGCGCGCCCGCGTCGCCGGCGGCTCGCTCGAGGTCGACGCCGAGGGCGACCGCTTCGTCGTGAGCGCC is a window encoding:
- a CDS encoding sensor histidine kinase encodes the protein MTLTSTVGRIAPWLPAAIAAALVLGALLLEGMDDGPVGLLAMTLAGAGLSLARRHPAWALVPAAAGALLATAFCPRTGWFTLLIALATAMLAAYSASTMRIAGLLGIPVALLSAISLSTWGISAQGTFIGWFVVMATWACALGARALRDALRAESAKEQAVARTTVVESELRDERLRADLTHDFHDVMAHSLAVLAAQAEGLRLTHEAHPERIGPVLTTISDTARLALVEVRQLLERVDDDARRPQATSAEIPGLVAQLRSAGPTVVLHDVGAHGHLSRTADIAAYRIVQESLTNALRHGGSDIDIAVTLAWTGPGLSLAVSSPIRDRDALQPTGRGIAGMHERARVAGGSLEVDAEGDRFVVSAYLPYEPVSHEPTEPLTEDQLSTLPLPTQAPSPRPEDVVAPWIVEATRLHRQRHPGQPDSWAQATTVDLTPDRLPDGRIRNPVADAGPA